A single genomic interval of Pyrus communis chromosome 7, drPyrComm1.1, whole genome shotgun sequence harbors:
- the LOC137739936 gene encoding probable CCR4-associated factor 1 homolog 6: MRLLPKIDSIQIREVWNDNLEEEFALIRKIVDDYPYVAMDTEFPGIVIRPVGNFKNSYDYHYQTLKDNVDMLKLIQLGLTFSDEQGNLPSCGTDKQCIWQFNFREFNLNKDVFASDSIELLHQSGIDFKKNNEKGINAKRFGELLMSSGIVLNDNVNWVTFHSGYDFGYLLKLLTCQNLPQTQAGFFNLINMYFPTLYDIKHLMKFCNSLHGGLNKLAELLEVERVGICHQAGSDSLLTSSTFRKLKENFFSGSLEKYAGVLYGLGVENGQSTF; the protein is encoded by the coding sequence ATGCGGCTCTTACCGAAAATTGATTCGATTCAAATTCGTGAGGTGTGGAACGACAATCTTGAGGAGGAATTTGCGTTGATACGCAAAATTGTCGATGACTACCCGTATGTTGCCATGGACACTGAGTTTCCGGGCATTGTTATTCGTCCGGTGGGCAACTTCAAGAACAGCTACGACTACCATTACCAAACCTTGAAGGACAATGTGGACATGCTCAAGTTGATTCAACTCGGTCTCACGTTTTCCGATGAGCAAGGGAACTTGCCCTCTTGTGGAACTGATAAACAATGCATTTGGCAGTTCAATTTCCGCGAGTTCAATCTCAACAAGGATGTATTCGCCAGTGATTCTATTGAGCTTCTGCACCAAAGCGGCATCGATTTtaagaaaaacaatgaaaagGGAATTAATGCAAAGCGGTTTGGGGAGCTCCTAATGTCGTCTGGGATTGTGTTGAATGATAATGTGAATTGGGTCACTTTCCATAGCGGCTATGATTTTGGATACTTGCTGAAGCTTTTGACGTGCCAGAACCTGCCCCAAACTCAAGCAGGGTTCTTTAATTTGATCAATATGTACTTTCCGACATTATACGATATCAAGCATCTGATGAAGTTTTGCAATAGCCTCCATGGTGGATTGAACAAGCTCGCGGAACTGTTGGAAGTGGAGAGAGTTGGTATTTGTCACCAGGCAGGTTCGGATAGTTTGCTCACGTCCTCTACATTCAGAAAATTGAAAGAGAATTTCTTTAGTGGTTCTTTGGAGAAGTATGCTGGTGTCTTGTATGGTTTAGGTGTGGAGAATGGACAGAGTACTTTCTGA
- the LOC137739638 gene encoding factor of DNA methylation 1-like, with product MDYSSEDESDISDSEIHEYKDKPYEQLREGKYKVKGPNGTLRCPFCAGKKKQDYKFKDLLQHASGVAKGSALRNAKQKANHLALALYLENDLASEGDQIQRPTLPAPVAQQEKQEDLYVWPWTGIVVNIVSQPKDGKDLLDSGYWMRKFSKYKPLEVRTLCNEGNPAACAVVYFSKDWNGFGNATDFEKMFETDCQSKKDWNAQKEQPGSSIYGWCARADDYHSQGQIGEFLRKTGELRTVSDIVQEAARKRNDVVASLANEIDMTNENLDELRYKYNERTLSLSRMLEEKDRLHNDFVKETRKMQQMARNNVQRILEEQEKLNYELESKKKKLDTWSKELNKREALTERERQKLDEDKKKNDERNNSLQLASEEQKKADESVLRLVEVQKREKEDALNKILELEKQLDAKQKLEMEIEELKGKLEVMKHLGDQDDDAVQSKIKEMEDELGEKVDELEDLESLNQTLITKERQSNDELQEARKELIAGLSEMLSGRSNIGIKRMGDLDQKPFMNTCKERFTLEEAQVQASTLCSLWQDNLTNPDWHPFKVITVNEEPKEILDEEDEKLRNLKEEWGNEIHECVVTALKELNDYNPSGRYVISELWNFKEGRKATLKEVISFVLKSMKTLKRKRT from the exons ATGGACTACAGCTCTGAAGATGAATCTGATATTAGTGATTCCGAGATCCATGAATACAAAGATAAACCTTACGAGCAGTTACGGGAGGGAAAATATAAAGTAAAGGGTCCTAATGGGACTCTTAGATGCCCCTTTTGTGCGGGGAAGAAGAAACAAGATTACAAGTTTAAGGACCTCCTCCAACATGCTTCAGGGGTGGCCAAAGGTTCTGCTCTCAGAAATGCGAAACAGAAAGCCAACCACCTTGCCTTGGCACTGTACTTGGAGAATGATCTAGCCAGCGAAGGAGACCAAATACAGCGTCCAACGTTACCGGCTCCTGTTGCTCAGCAAGAAAAGCAAGAAGACCTCTATGTGTGGCCTTGGACTGGCATTGTTGTAAACATAGTGAGCCAGCCAAAGGATGGAAAAGATCTTCTAGATTCTGGATACTGGATGAgaaagttttcaaaatataaaccTTTAGAAGTTCGTACTTTGTGCAATGAAGGCAATCCAGCTGCATGCGCTGTAGTATATTTTAGTAAAGATTGGAATGGTTTTGGGAATGCTACTGATTTTGAGAAGATGTTTGAAACCGACTGTCAAAGTAAAAAGGATTGGAATGCACAAAAGGAACAGCCTGGCTCAAGCATCTATGGGTGGTGCGCTCGTGCTGATGATTATCATTCCCAAGGGCAGATAGGGGAGTTTCTTCGCAAGACAGGAGAGCTAAGAACGGTATCTGACATTGTACAGGAAGCAGCTAGAAAAAGAAATGATGTTGTGGCAAGCCTGGCCAATGAAATTGATATGACAAATGAAAATCTGGATGAACTGCGATACAAGTACAATGAGAGGACACTGTCTTTAAGTAGGATGCTTGAAGAGAAAGACCGGCTGCACAATGACTTTGTTAAAG AAACGAGAAAGATGCAGCAAATGGCAAGAAATAATGTGCAGAGAATATTAGAGGAACAAGAAAAATTGAATTATGAGTTGGAGtctaaaaaaaagaaacttgATACCTGGAGCAAAGAATTAAACAAACGGGAAGCACTGACTGAGCGTGAGAGGCAAAAACTTGACGAGGATAAGAAGAAG AATGATGAGAGAAACAATTCGCTCCAATTGGCTTCCGAGGAGCAGAAAAAGGCTGATGAGAGTGTCTTGAGGCTGGTTGAAGTGCAAAAG AGAGAAAAAGAGGATGCCTTAAATAAAATACTTGAGTTAGAAAAGCAGCTGGATGCTAAACAGAAGCTGGAGATGGAGATTGAAGAGCTAAAAGGGAAATTAGAGGTGATGAAGCATCTAGGGGATCAAGATGATGATGCTGTTCAATCAAAGATAAAAGAAATGGAAGATGAATTGGGGGAAAAAGTTGATGAACTTGAGGATTTAGAATCTCTAAATCAAACTCTTATCACCAAAGAACGCCAAAGCAATGATGAGTTACAAGAAGCGCGTAAAGAATTAATAGCG GGTTTGAGTGAAATGTTGAGTGGTCGATCTAATATTGGGATAAAGAGAATGGGTGATCTTGATCAGAAGCCCTTCATGAACACATGCAAGGAACGATTCACTCTTGAGGAAGCACAGGTGCAGGCCTCCACTCTATGTTCCTTGTGGCAGGACAATCTAACAAATCCTGATTGGCATCCTTTCAAGGTTATAACAGTCAATGAGGAGCCCAAG GAAATACTTGATGAGGAAGATGAGAAGCTACGAAATCTGAAGGAGGAGTGGGGCAATGAGATACATGAGTGTGTCGTTACAGCCTtgaaagaacttaatgattacAATCCAAGTGGGAGGTATGTTATCTCTGAACTTTGGAACTtcaaagaaggaaggaaagccACACTGAAGGAGGTTATCAGTTTTGTCTTAAAGAGTATGAAGACACTCAAGCGAAAGAGAACATGA